The following are from one region of the Mycetohabitans rhizoxinica HKI 454 genome:
- the yaaA gene encoding peroxide stress protein YaaA, with amino-acid sequence MIIVLSPAKSLDYDTPSHLRKHTLPAFLDDSAELIAQLRTFSPQQIGTLMRLSDPLARLNYTRYGDWSPARFTPPHAKQAMLAFDGDVYDGFDARSLSVADLEYAQCHIRVLSGLYGVLRPLDLMLPYRLEMGTRLANPRGKDLYAFWGDKITAALNAQLKRAHGARVLINCASDEYFRSVRLRQLDAPVITPVFEDWKNGQYKVISFYAKRARGRFARFAVVNRIDEPARLVAFDADGYRFDANASNDSTYVFRRKQAG; translated from the coding sequence ATGATAATCGTTTTGTCGCCCGCCAAGTCATTGGACTATGACACCCCGTCCCATCTGCGCAAGCATACGCTGCCGGCGTTCCTTGACGACTCGGCCGAGTTAATCGCGCAGTTGCGTACGTTCTCGCCACAGCAAATCGGCACATTGATGCGTCTTTCTGATCCGCTCGCGCGGTTGAACTACACGCGGTACGGCGACTGGTCCCCCGCGCGGTTTACGCCACCGCATGCCAAGCAGGCAATGCTTGCGTTCGATGGCGATGTCTACGACGGGTTCGACGCGCGGTCCTTGTCCGTCGCCGACCTAGAGTATGCACAATGTCATATACGCGTGCTTTCCGGCTTGTATGGAGTGCTGCGTCCGCTCGATCTGATGCTGCCGTACCGGCTCGAAATGGGCACGCGGCTCGCCAACCCGCGCGGCAAGGACCTGTATGCGTTCTGGGGCGACAAGATCACCGCGGCGCTGAACGCGCAGCTCAAGCGCGCGCATGGCGCGCGGGTATTGATCAATTGCGCGTCGGACGAGTATTTTCGCTCGGTCAGGCTGCGCCAGCTCGACGCACCTGTAATCACGCCGGTGTTCGAGGACTGGAAAAACGGTCAATACAAAGTCATCAGTTTTTATGCCAAGCGCGCGCGCGGTAGGTTCGCCCGCTTCGCAGTCGTGAACCGGATCGATGAGCCGGCCAGGCTAGTCGCGTTCGACGCCGACGGCTACCGGTTTGATGCGAACGCATCGAACGATTCAACCTACGTGTTTCGTCGCAAGCAGGCTGGCTGA
- a CDS encoding putative toxin-antitoxin system toxin component, PIN family: MVLDTNVWIDILVFDDPATRSIATALQNGGLDAVQDERCLNELQRVLDYPQFVRYAIDKSAALARLARLCTRVAPARHAEGGAATPVPKTGTNAGASAHAARATPRALPLCRDRDDQKFLELAHATAAQWLVTKDKALLKMARRMARDFDLRIVQPAHFVAATGLAQPASAGDAMREPTVQ, translated from the coding sequence GTGGTGCTCGACACGAACGTGTGGATCGACATCCTGGTATTCGACGATCCCGCGACCCGCTCGATTGCAACCGCGTTGCAGAACGGCGGCCTCGACGCCGTGCAGGACGAGCGCTGCCTCAACGAGTTGCAGCGCGTGCTCGACTACCCGCAGTTCGTGCGCTACGCGATTGACAAGTCGGCGGCACTCGCGCGGCTCGCTCGGCTCTGCACGCGCGTCGCGCCGGCGCGACACGCGGAGGGGGGTGCCGCAACGCCCGTGCCGAAAACAGGGACGAATGCGGGCGCCAGTGCGCACGCCGCCCGCGCCACGCCGCGTGCACTGCCGCTGTGCCGCGACCGCGACGACCAGAAATTCCTCGAATTGGCGCATGCCACAGCCGCACAGTGGCTGGTCACCAAGGACAAGGCGTTGTTGAAGATGGCGCGCCGAATGGCGCGCGATTTTGACTTGCGCATTGTGCAGCCGGCCCACTTTGTTGCGGCCACAGGCCTTGCCCAGCCGGCATCGGCAGGCGATGCGATGCGCGAGCCTACCGTACAATAA
- a CDS encoding pyridoxal phosphate-dependent aminotransferase, translating to MNASHRPTDTSPRVPPFPSRLPQVGTTIFTVMSTLASEAGAVNLGQGFPDFDCDPAIIDAVAQAMRDGFNQYPPMAGLASLRDAIAAKIEQLYGHRYDAASEITITAGATQALLTAVLCCVQPGDEVIVIEPCYDSYLPAIELAGGKPVFVTLDAPDYRIAFDQLAAAITPKTRLIIVNTPHNPTGTVWRDSDMRALQDIVRGTDILVLSDEVYEHMVFDGARHESVARYPELAAHSFVVSSFGKTYHVTGWKLGYVAAPRELSAEFRKVHQFTVFTVHSATQAGVAAYMADPAPYLTLPAFYQAKRDFFRAGLERTRFKLLPCEGTYFQCVDYSAISALPEAEFARWLTVEIGVAAIPMSAFYHQAHDAGVVRFCFAKREATLASALERLAAL from the coding sequence ATGAACGCCTCGCATCGCCCGACCGATACGTCGCCCCGCGTCCCCCCCTTCCCTTCGCGGCTGCCGCAAGTCGGCACCACGATCTTCACGGTGATGAGCACGCTCGCGTCCGAGGCCGGCGCCGTCAACCTGGGTCAGGGGTTTCCAGATTTTGACTGCGACCCGGCGATCATCGATGCGGTCGCACAAGCGATGCGCGACGGCTTCAACCAGTATCCGCCGATGGCCGGTCTTGCGTCGTTGCGCGATGCGATTGCCGCGAAGATTGAGCAGCTGTACGGGCATCGTTACGATGCGGCCAGCGAAATCACGATCACCGCGGGCGCGACGCAGGCGCTGCTCACCGCCGTGCTGTGTTGCGTGCAGCCGGGCGATGAGGTGATCGTAATCGAGCCTTGCTACGACAGCTACTTGCCGGCAATTGAACTGGCCGGTGGCAAACCCGTGTTCGTGACGCTGGACGCACCCGATTATCGGATTGCGTTCGACCAACTCGCCGCGGCGATCACGCCGAAGACACGGCTGATCATCGTGAACACGCCGCACAACCCGACCGGCACGGTCTGGCGCGACAGCGACATGCGGGCATTGCAGGACATCGTGCGAGGTACAGACATCCTGGTACTGTCCGACGAGGTCTATGAGCATATGGTGTTTGACGGCGCCCGCCACGAGAGCGTTGCACGCTATCCGGAGCTTGCGGCGCACAGCTTCGTCGTATCGAGCTTCGGCAAAACCTATCACGTGACCGGCTGGAAGCTCGGCTACGTTGCCGCGCCGCGTGAATTGAGCGCCGAGTTCCGCAAGGTCCACCAGTTCACCGTGTTCACGGTGCATTCGGCCACCCAGGCAGGCGTCGCCGCGTACATGGCTGATCCAGCGCCCTACCTGACGTTGCCGGCGTTCTACCAGGCCAAGCGCGACTTCTTTCGTGCCGGCCTGGAACGCACGCGTTTTAAGCTATTGCCATGTGAAGGCACATATTTCCAGTGCGTCGATTATTCGGCGATCTCAGCATTGCCAGAGGCGGAGTTTGCCAGGTGGTTGACCGTCGAGATCGGTGTTGCGGCAATTCCCATGTCCGCGTTCTATCATCAGGCGCACGACGCCGGCGTCGTGCGCTTTTGCTTCGCCAAACGCGAAGCGACGCTGGCGAGCGCGCTCGAGCGCCTCGCCGCGCTGTAG
- a CDS encoding oxepin-CoA hydrolase, alternative type: MTAELLATRRDATLVLTLSNPGARNALHPDIYAAGIEAVDSAERDPEIRAVVLTGADGFFCAGGNLNRLLEDRAKDPSVQADSIDLLGAWISAIRASRKPVIAAVEGAAAGAGFSLALACDLLVAADNAKFVMSYARVGLTPDGGGSWFLSQALPRALATEIILEGKPVPAPRLAALGVVNRLSAAGAALETALAWAEELARLSPNAVARIKTLVEDASRQPLAEHLVAERDHFVASLHHRDSLEGINAFLEKREARYK; encoded by the coding sequence ATGACCGCCGAATTGCTCGCCACCCGCCGGGATGCAACGCTCGTGCTCACCCTATCCAATCCAGGCGCACGCAACGCGTTGCACCCGGACATATACGCCGCCGGCATCGAGGCGGTCGATTCGGCCGAGCGCGACCCGGAGATCCGGGCCGTCGTGCTAACCGGCGCCGACGGTTTTTTCTGCGCGGGTGGCAACCTGAACCGGCTGCTGGAGGACCGGGCGAAGGATCCATCAGTGCAGGCCGATAGCATCGACCTACTCGGCGCGTGGATCAGCGCGATCCGCGCCTCGCGCAAGCCGGTGATTGCCGCGGTCGAAGGGGCGGCGGCCGGCGCGGGTTTCTCGCTCGCGCTCGCCTGCGACCTGCTGGTGGCGGCGGACAACGCAAAATTCGTGATGTCGTATGCGCGCGTCGGACTCACGCCCGATGGCGGCGGCTCATGGTTCCTGTCCCAGGCACTGCCGCGCGCACTGGCCACCGAGATCATTCTGGAAGGCAAGCCGGTGCCGGCGCCGCGCCTGGCCGCGCTGGGCGTAGTGAACCGGCTCAGCGCGGCAGGCGCGGCGTTGGAGACCGCGCTCGCATGGGCCGAAGAGCTGGCGCGGCTGTCGCCAAACGCGGTGGCCCGGATCAAGACGCTCGTCGAGGATGCCTCCAGACAACCACTGGCCGAGCATCTGGTCGCCGAACGGGACCATTTCGTCGCGTCGCTGCATCATCGCGATAGTCTCGAAGGGATCAACGCGTTCCTGGAAAAACGCGAAGCCCGCTACAAATGA
- a CDS encoding glutathione binding-like protein, with the protein MIDVYSWATPNGHKVHIMLEELALPYTVHAVDIGAGDQFKPEFLAISPNNKVPAIVDHEGPGGKPIALFESGAILIYLAEKTGKFLPADPAQRYATLQWLMFQMGGLGPMLGQAHHFRIYAPEQIEYAVNRYTNEARRLYGVMEKQLGKHPYLAGDDYTIADIAAFPWTRSWKNQGIDLDSFPNVSAWQQRIHARPAVQRGVEVLVSARKALTDDKAREVLFGATQYAQR; encoded by the coding sequence ATGATCGATGTTTACAGCTGGGCCACGCCGAATGGCCACAAGGTCCACATTATGCTTGAGGAGCTGGCACTGCCCTACACCGTCCACGCAGTCGATATCGGCGCGGGCGACCAGTTCAAGCCCGAATTCCTGGCAATCAGCCCGAACAACAAGGTCCCGGCGATCGTCGATCACGAGGGGCCCGGTGGCAAGCCGATCGCGCTGTTCGAATCGGGCGCGATCCTGATCTATCTCGCGGAGAAGACTGGGAAATTCCTACCTGCCGATCCGGCCCAACGTTATGCGACATTGCAGTGGCTGATGTTCCAGATGGGCGGACTCGGCCCGATGCTCGGACAGGCGCACCACTTCCGGATCTATGCACCGGAGCAGATCGAATATGCGGTCAATCGCTACACGAACGAAGCGCGGCGGCTGTATGGCGTGATGGAGAAACAGCTCGGCAAGCATCCCTATCTGGCCGGTGATGACTACACGATCGCGGATATCGCGGCGTTCCCGTGGACGCGCTCTTGGAAGAACCAGGGAATCGATCTCGACAGCTTCCCGAACGTGAGCGCATGGCAGCAACGCATCCATGCGCGGCCCGCGGTGCAGCGGGGCGTCGAAGTGCTGGTATCCGCGCGCAAGGCGCTGACCGACGACAAGGCGCGCGAAGTCCTGTTCGGCGCCACGCAGTACGCGCAGCGCTGA
- a CDS encoding DUF1178 family protein codes for MKVLDLTCEHAHRFEGWFQSAEDFESQLERHLVECPMCGSKTVHRVPSAPRLNLSGATAPVPRDGAPGAGGQPLNVSELQARWLRMMRQVIEHTEDVGEQFAQEARRIHYDEAPARGIRGVTTPDDARALLDEGIDVTPLPLPALLKEPLQ; via the coding sequence ATGAAAGTTCTCGATTTAACCTGCGAGCACGCGCACCGGTTCGAAGGCTGGTTCCAGTCGGCTGAGGACTTCGAGTCGCAACTGGAGCGGCACCTTGTCGAGTGTCCGATGTGCGGGTCGAAGACGGTGCATCGCGTGCCATCGGCGCCCCGATTGAACCTGTCGGGCGCGACCGCGCCGGTGCCACGCGATGGTGCGCCGGGTGCCGGCGGGCAGCCGCTGAATGTGAGCGAGTTGCAGGCGCGGTGGCTGCGGATGATGCGGCAGGTGATCGAACACACGGAAGACGTCGGTGAGCAGTTTGCGCAGGAAGCGCGGCGAATCCACTATGACGAGGCGCCGGCCCGCGGCATCCGCGGGGTCACGACGCCCGACGACGCGCGGGCCCTATTGGACGAAGGCATCGACGTGACGCCGCTGCCGTTGCCAGCGTTGTTAAAAGAGCCGCTTCAATGA
- the ribA gene encoding GTP cyclohydrolase II, which yields MLLQCHAGSSEYVTHVGKAAMPTRYGNFVAHAFRSTSDNNEYLALVMGDVCQRESVLTRLHSECLTGDVLGSLRCDCGEQLDAALRHIASEGVGALLYLRGHEGRGIGLCNKILAYGLQEQGLDTVDANRDLGLPDDAREYDCAASIVRQLGILSVRLMSNNPDKFEALQRHGIPVCERVDLAIALREENERYIWTKRNRFGHYFDESELQCPLSL from the coding sequence ATGCTACTACAATGCCATGCTGGAAGCAGCGAGTACGTGACACATGTCGGCAAAGCAGCGATGCCAACTCGTTACGGAAATTTTGTTGCCCATGCATTTCGTTCGACAAGCGATAACAATGAGTATCTCGCGCTGGTGATGGGTGACGTTTGCCAACGTGAATCAGTACTGACGCGACTGCACTCCGAGTGCCTCACCGGTGATGTACTAGGATCACTGCGCTGCGATTGTGGTGAACAATTGGACGCCGCATTACGCCATATCGCATCTGAAGGCGTTGGCGCGCTATTGTATTTGCGAGGCCATGAAGGACGCGGCATTGGCTTGTGTAACAAAATTCTTGCATACGGACTCCAAGAACAAGGACTTGACACCGTCGATGCCAATCGCGACCTGGGTTTGCCGGATGACGCGCGCGAGTATGACTGCGCGGCGAGCATCGTGCGCCAACTCGGCATCCTGTCGGTACGGCTGATGAGCAACAATCCGGATAAGTTTGAAGCGCTGCAGCGCCATGGCATTCCAGTATGTGAGCGCGTTGACCTCGCAATTGCATTACGCGAGGAAAATGAGCGTTATATCTGGACTAAGCGCAATCGTTTCGGGCATTATTTTGACGAGAGTGAGCTTCAGTGCCCGTTGTCATTGTAG
- a CDS encoding ABCB family ABC transporter ATP-binding protein/permease, whose amino-acid sequence MRRLWAFVSPLSSSNWRGDWQTIAALFPYLMVYKGRVAFALACLVAAKLANLGVPVVMKAIVDQLSEIDRLATQESSFSLFHGVSFLIVAYAVVRLSSSLFAELREIIFGKVAYNAARQVALAVFRHLHTLSLCFHLERQTGGLSRDIERGTRGVKTLVSYSLYNILPICVEVILVLIFFAIRYDIYYTVVTLSVLAAYITFTVMVTEWRTRLRQEMNKLDSRSNTLMVDSLINYETVKNFGNEQHEVQRYDESMMLYHDAAVRSQKSLSFMNLGQQSIIAICMIAVLWRATQQVVDKQLTLGDFVLINTFMLQIYIPLSFLGNMYRTLKQSLTDMDQMFSLLRLRREVDDIQGSSPLAVRSAEVRFEHVSFSYEPQRQILRDVTFTIAAGTTTAIVGHSGSGKSTLARLLLRFYDVEHGAGRILIDGQDIRAVTQDSLRAAVGIVPQDTVLFRDTIYYNIAYGRLSASPEEVIAAARAAHIHAFIESLPAGYSTIVGERGLKLSGGEKQRIAIARTLLKKPPILIFDEATSALDSRAERAIQRELKQLARHRTTLIIAHRLSTITHAQQILVMDQGRIVECGTHRTLLNAGGLYAQMWALQHKQPE is encoded by the coding sequence ATGCGCCGCCTTTGGGCTTTTGTTTCTCCCTTGTCATCTTCGAATTGGCGCGGCGACTGGCAGACAATCGCTGCGCTATTTCCCTATTTGATGGTTTATAAAGGGCGCGTCGCCTTCGCACTTGCCTGTCTGGTTGCCGCAAAACTCGCTAATCTAGGGGTTCCGGTGGTGATGAAAGCGATTGTCGACCAATTATCAGAAATTGACCGGTTGGCAACGCAGGAATCGTCATTTTCCTTGTTCCACGGCGTGAGTTTTCTTATTGTCGCTTATGCGGTCGTGCGTTTATCAAGCTCGCTTTTTGCTGAGCTGCGTGAAATTATCTTTGGAAAAGTGGCTTACAACGCTGCGCGACAAGTGGCACTCGCAGTATTCCGGCATCTGCACACGTTGTCGTTGTGTTTTCACCTTGAGCGGCAAACAGGTGGCCTATCGCGCGATATTGAGCGAGGCACGCGTGGCGTCAAGACGCTTGTTTCATATTCGCTCTATAATATCCTGCCAATATGTGTTGAAGTCATATTGGTACTCATTTTTTTTGCTATTCGTTACGACATCTATTATACGGTCGTCACGCTATCCGTGCTTGCGGCTTACATCACGTTTACCGTGATGGTGACAGAATGGCGTACGCGTTTAAGGCAGGAGATGAATAAGCTTGATTCACGCTCCAATACGCTAATGGTTGATTCGCTTATTAATTACGAGACAGTCAAGAACTTTGGTAACGAGCAACACGAAGTACAGCGCTATGATGAAAGCATGATGCTTTATCATGATGCGGCAGTTCGATCGCAGAAATCGCTTTCGTTCATGAATCTTGGCCAGCAGTCGATTATTGCAATCTGCATGATTGCCGTTTTATGGAGGGCGACGCAGCAGGTTGTGGATAAGCAATTGACATTGGGCGACTTTGTGTTAATCAATACATTTATGTTGCAGATATATATTCCGCTGAGTTTTTTGGGGAATATGTATCGAACTTTGAAGCAAAGTCTGACCGATATGGATCAGATGTTTTCTTTGTTAAGGCTCAGACGTGAAGTTGACGATATTCAAGGTTCATCTCCGCTTGCTGTAAGAAGCGCTGAAGTACGCTTTGAGCATGTCAGTTTTTCATATGAACCGCAACGGCAAATTTTGCGGGATGTCACCTTTACGATTGCAGCGGGTACGACGACCGCAATTGTCGGACATAGCGGCTCAGGTAAGTCGACACTCGCACGGCTGTTGCTTCGCTTTTATGATGTAGAGCATGGCGCTGGTCGTATTTTGATTGATGGCCAAGACATTCGGGCTGTGACGCAAGACTCGCTACGCGCGGCCGTTGGCATTGTGCCGCAAGATACGGTGCTTTTCCGTGACACGATCTATTACAATATTGCGTACGGACGGTTGTCTGCGTCGCCAGAAGAAGTGATAGCGGCTGCGCGCGCCGCTCATATTCATGCTTTTATTGAAAGCTTGCCCGCTGGCTATTCCACTATAGTGGGTGAGCGTGGTTTGAAATTATCTGGCGGTGAAAAACAGCGCATCGCAATTGCCCGTACCTTGCTAAAAAAGCCGCCTATTCTCATTTTTGATGAAGCGACTTCAGCACTCGATTCACGTGCCGAGCGTGCGATTCAGCGCGAGTTGAAACAGCTTGCGCGTCATCGTACAACACTAATCATTGCGCATCGTCTGTCGACCATTACGCATGCGCAACAGATTCTTGTTATGGATCAAGGTCGTATCGTTGAGTGTGGCACCCACAGAACATTGCTGAATGCAGGTGGCCTATATGCGCAAATGTGGGCATTGCAACACAAGCAGCCTGAATAA
- the cofD gene encoding 2-phospho-L-lactate transferase, translated as MAKYVALCGGVGGAKLAYGLAQVLSADELTIVVNTGDDFEHLGLLICPDLDTVVYTLADVADAKKGWGRANESWSSQEALARLGGPVWFQLGDKDLALHLYRRSLLDGGASLCDVTETIAKALGVKHSIVPMSDDPVRTIVETDEGDLPFQTYFVKRRCEPRVSGFRFEGASLARLSSPFEAALSTPDLAGVILCPSNPFVSIGPILALPGVRDRLHACNVPVLAVAPLVGGEAVKGPLTKMMHELGMSVSVGEIASLYADFLDLLVIDPLDECDHDLLRKDRVAVNKVKTLMTTPDERIALARHVLACVEHHRNNRQTAHVVQHSTA; from the coding sequence ATGGCAAAGTATGTTGCGTTGTGCGGCGGGGTGGGCGGCGCTAAGCTGGCCTATGGTCTAGCGCAGGTGCTTTCTGCCGACGAGTTGACGATCGTTGTGAACACGGGCGACGATTTTGAGCATCTTGGCTTGCTCATCTGTCCAGACCTGGACACGGTTGTCTATACGCTGGCCGATGTGGCAGATGCAAAAAAAGGATGGGGGCGGGCGAACGAGAGCTGGTCTTCGCAAGAAGCGCTCGCTCGTTTGGGCGGACCGGTTTGGTTCCAGCTGGGTGACAAGGACCTTGCGCTGCATCTTTATCGGCGCAGCTTGCTTGACGGTGGTGCCAGCTTGTGTGATGTAACCGAGACCATTGCGAAAGCGTTAGGTGTCAAGCATTCAATCGTCCCAATGTCTGATGATCCGGTCAGAACCATCGTTGAGACAGACGAAGGCGATTTGCCTTTCCAGACGTATTTCGTTAAACGGCGATGTGAGCCACGCGTGTCGGGGTTCCGCTTTGAAGGGGCTTCGCTAGCACGTTTATCGTCGCCATTTGAAGCAGCGTTGAGTACGCCTGACCTGGCTGGCGTAATCTTATGCCCTTCGAATCCTTTTGTCAGCATTGGACCGATTCTGGCATTACCGGGCGTGCGTGACAGGCTGCATGCGTGTAATGTGCCTGTTTTAGCTGTTGCGCCGCTTGTCGGTGGTGAAGCAGTCAAAGGCCCGTTGACTAAGATGATGCATGAACTGGGCATGAGTGTTTCGGTTGGCGAGATTGCTTCGCTTTATGCTGATTTCCTTGATCTGCTGGTGATTGATCCGTTGGATGAATGCGATCATGATCTTTTGCGTAAGGATCGTGTGGCAGTCAATAAAGTCAAGACGCTCATGACAACACCTGATGAGCGTATCGCGCTTGCGCGACACGTGCTGGCTTGCGTTGAACATCACCGAAACAATCGACAGACAGCTCACGTTGTGCAGCACAGCACCGCATAA
- the cofH gene encoding 5-amino-6-(D-ribitylamino)uracil--L-tyrosine 4-hydroxyphenyl transferase CofH, with the protein MPNLVSNPIYKMIQEVERSAKGSQPRLDDKALAYELEAVQDWRELAGLASAWRDIGWGNVITYSRKVFIPLTHLCRDVCHYCTFAKAPRVIGQAFLTVDQALDIARAGAAVGCREALFTLGDRPEARYAAARDALQQLGHATTADYVAEVAQRVRAETGLLPHFNMGVLSAAEYQMLRPHAPSFGLMLETASERLSERGGPHYGSPDKHPAARLETLRLAGEAHIPITSGILIGIGETRRERLESLFALRDLHDRYGHVQEVIIQNFRAKPGTKMVNAPEPSMDELCWTTAVARLVLGSAMSIQVPPNLFDGDLTDLIRAGINDWGGVSPVTPDHVNPEAPWPHLDRLSEDTDRGGKTLTERITVYPAYIEERDRWIDPGLHADVLRHSDCSGLATSDIWKAGSTTIGDIACLAVTPTASQVDRVGSQTIDIVEKCVAGERLEEAELVHLFNARGHDFTHVTHTADRLRRQTKGDTITYVVNRNINYTNVCQYHCNFCAFSRGPIQEDLREKPYIVDLNEIRRRVKEAWDRGATEVCLQGGIHPDYTGRTYLDICEAAKTECPDMHIHAFSPLEVLHGATTLGTSISAFLSDLKSAGLSTLPGTAAEILDDEVRRQICPDKLNTQEWLTVVRSAHELGLRTTCTIMFGHVESYKHWARHILRLAELQRDTGGLTEFVPLPFVHEEAPLFKKKGARQGPTLREAILMHAVGRLAFHGLIDNIQTSWVKMGEHGAQLCLQAGANDLGGTLMNESISRAAGAAHGQEMPPAAMEALAARLGRNAMQRTPLYRNVSPERQQASHAAPALVPVRFTKAGRLVRGHGHQVLSEAEQ; encoded by the coding sequence ATGCCAAATCTAGTAAGCAATCCTATTTACAAAATGATCCAAGAGGTCGAACGTTCCGCTAAGGGCAGTCAGCCAAGGCTAGATGACAAGGCTTTGGCGTATGAGCTTGAAGCGGTGCAAGATTGGCGTGAGTTGGCGGGTCTGGCATCGGCATGGCGCGATATCGGTTGGGGCAACGTCATCACCTATTCGCGCAAGGTTTTTATTCCGCTCACCCATCTTTGTCGAGATGTTTGCCACTACTGCACCTTTGCCAAAGCGCCACGGGTGATTGGCCAAGCATTTCTTACCGTGGACCAAGCGCTGGACATTGCGCGGGCGGGTGCTGCAGTTGGCTGTCGTGAGGCTTTGTTTACGCTCGGAGATCGGCCCGAAGCGCGTTATGCCGCTGCACGCGATGCGCTGCAGCAACTGGGTCATGCTACGACAGCCGACTATGTCGCTGAGGTCGCGCAACGCGTACGAGCTGAAACCGGGCTGCTGCCCCACTTTAATATGGGCGTGCTAAGCGCGGCAGAATACCAGATGCTGCGGCCCCATGCCCCTTCCTTCGGGTTGATGCTAGAGACGGCTTCTGAACGTCTTTCCGAGCGTGGTGGGCCGCATTACGGCTCTCCCGATAAGCACCCGGCAGCGCGGCTTGAAACGCTTCGCCTTGCCGGCGAAGCGCATATACCGATCACCTCAGGCATATTGATTGGTATCGGGGAGACACGCCGCGAGCGGCTTGAATCGCTCTTTGCGCTGCGGGATTTGCATGATCGCTATGGTCATGTGCAGGAGGTCATTATTCAGAACTTTCGCGCGAAACCCGGCACCAAAATGGTTAACGCGCCTGAGCCGTCAATGGACGAATTGTGTTGGACAACAGCGGTCGCCCGGTTGGTCCTGGGTTCCGCAATGAGCATCCAGGTGCCGCCTAATCTTTTCGACGGTGACTTGACCGATTTGATTCGCGCGGGAATCAATGATTGGGGCGGCGTATCGCCGGTCACGCCTGATCACGTTAATCCAGAAGCGCCGTGGCCGCACCTTGACCGCTTAAGTGAGGATACAGACAGGGGCGGGAAGACGTTGACCGAGCGGATAACCGTCTATCCTGCCTATATCGAGGAACGTGATCGTTGGATCGACCCGGGCTTGCATGCTGATGTGCTACGCCATTCAGATTGCAGTGGATTGGCAACAAGCGATATCTGGAAAGCCGGCTCCACGACGATAGGGGATATCGCTTGCCTGGCAGTCACTCCCACGGCTTCCCAGGTTGATCGTGTTGGTTCGCAGACGATCGATATCGTCGAGAAATGCGTGGCGGGTGAGCGCCTCGAAGAAGCCGAGCTTGTACATTTATTTAACGCACGCGGCCATGATTTTACGCATGTGACGCACACGGCGGACCGTTTGCGCAGGCAGACAAAGGGCGACACGATCACTTACGTTGTCAATCGGAACATCAACTACACCAACGTCTGCCAATACCATTGCAATTTTTGTGCTTTTTCACGAGGACCGATACAAGAAGACTTGCGCGAAAAGCCCTATATCGTTGACCTCAACGAAATCCGTCGCCGCGTCAAAGAAGCGTGGGATCGAGGGGCGACGGAGGTCTGCTTGCAAGGGGGCATTCATCCCGACTATACGGGACGTACTTATCTTGACATCTGCGAAGCGGCTAAAACAGAATGTCCAGACATGCACATTCACGCCTTTTCGCCCCTTGAGGTGCTGCATGGTGCCACGACCCTGGGGACGTCAATCAGCGCTTTTTTGTCTGATTTGAAAAGCGCTGGATTAAGTACGTTGCCTGGGACCGCAGCCGAGATCCTGGACGACGAAGTGCGGCGACAAATCTGTCCGGATAAGTTGAATACGCAAGAATGGTTGACCGTCGTGCGATCGGCACATGAGTTGGGATTGCGGACCACTTGCACGATCATGTTCGGTCATGTCGAATCGTATAAGCATTGGGCGCGACATATCCTCAGGCTTGCCGAGCTGCAACGTGATACAGGCGGGCTGACTGAGTTTGTTCCATTGCCTTTTGTCCATGAGGAAGCGCCATTATTTAAAAAGAAAGGTGCGCGTCAGGGGCCGACTTTACGAGAAGCCATTTTGATGCATGCCGTCGGGCGTCTGGCGTTTCATGGCTTGATTGACAATATTCAAACGTCTTGGGTGAAAATGGGTGAGCACGGCGCACAGCTTTGCTTGCAGGCGGGGGCTAACGATTTGGGCGGTACCCTAATGAATGAATCGATTAGCCGCGCAGCCGGTGCAGCCCACGGACAGGAAATGCCGCCTGCCGCCATGGAAGCCCTGGCCGCCAGACTCGGGCGCAATGCGATGCAGCGTACCCCGCTTTATCGTAACGTCAGTCCTGAGCGGCAGCAAGCTTCGCATGCTGCTCCTGCGCTGGTGCCTGTGCGATTCACTAAGGCCGGACGCTTGGTGCGTGGGCACGGCCATCAGGTCTTGAGTGAAGCGGAACAATGA